The Pygocentrus nattereri isolate fPygNat1 chromosome 17, fPygNat1.pri, whole genome shotgun sequence genome window below encodes:
- the LOC108410419 gene encoding E3 SUMO-protein ligase CBX4-like isoform X1: MELPAAGQHIYAVEHIEKKRIRKGRIEYLVKWRDWSPKYNTWEPEENILDPHLLVDFQKRERQEQVMGYRKRGPKPKHLLMQAQSFARRSSTLSGLDEVKSGCLKTAIQTQRSSKTHHPYQRICKKSLVEPLADGKPQLNSKKHQPNRKIYQKVKETEAAKDGWSIPQVLQQKWVQNVPAKLKDITIELEELPTNVRCGGKSELGSSLIAKEAHASGISTKLKIVQNKNINGRIVIVMSKYMENATQDPKMIHSEADLGVKQLLDNESKVAEKLRHSMNPNFENGCEKDSKDKAKPPPSGLTNGPFHPVANDYITSSLLAAETDKPEELSSSTFNGHFKSSLTAKPSEKDVIAYSHQRSPHGAHKRQYSEPDNERDTEANSAPNSGPSQFQSNIIGHQHSNRHRLELQDKPMDLSCSQLRKEGKSITDSQVKWNSEKEEGPQPEWTEKQPECEPFPTFMPFFGNIIITDVTAHCLTVTFKEYI, encoded by the exons ATGGAGCTGCCCGCCGCAGGACAGCACATCTACGCTGTGGAGCACATTGAAAAGAAACGGATCCGGAAG GGGAGGATTGAGTATCTGGTCAAGTGGAGAGACTGGTCACCCAA GTATAACACATGGGAGCCTGAGGAAAACATCTTGGACCCACACCTGCTGGTCGACTTCCAAAAAAG GGAGCGTCAGGAGCAGGTGATGGGATATCGCAAACGAGGCCCAAAACCTAAACATCTTCTCATGCAA GCCCAATCATTTGCTCGGAGATCCAGCACACTCTCAGGCTTGGATGAGGTCAAAAGTGGCTGTCTCAAAACAGCCATACAGACACAGCGGAGCAGCAAAACGCACCACCCATACCAGCGTATCTGCAAGAAAAGCCTGGTGGAGCCTCTGGCTGATGGAAAACCGCAGCTGAACAGCAAGAAACACCAGCCTAACCGTAAAATATACCAGAAGGTGAAGGAGACTGAGGCAGCTAAAGATGGATGGAGCATTCCTCAGGTCTTGCAGCAGAAATGGGTTCAGAATGTCCCAGCAAAACTGAAGGACATCACCATAGAGCTTGAGGAGCTTCCAACTAATGTGAGATGTGGTGGTAAGTCAGAACTTGGCTCCAGTCTCATTGCTAAGGAGGCTCATGCCAGTGGAATAAGCACCAAGCTGAAGATTGTACAGAACAAGAACATAAACGGACGAATCGTCATCGTCATGAGCAAATATATGGAAAATGCCACCCAGGATCCCAAGATGATACATAGTGAAGCAGACTTGGGGGTGAAGCAGCTGCTGGATAATGAGTCCAAAGTTGCTGAAAAACTGAGGCACTCTATGAATCCCAACTTTGAGAATGGCTGTGAAAaggacagcaaagacaaggCCAAGCCTCCTCCAAGTGGACTCACAAACGGACCATTCCATCCTGTTGCAAATGACTACATTACTTCAAGTCTATTGGCTGCTGAGACGGACAAACCAGAAGAGTTAAGCAGTTCAACATTTAATGGACATTTTAAGTCCAGCCTGACTGCAAAGCCTTCCGAAAAAGATGTCATTGCCTATTCACACCAAAGGAGTCCCCATGGAGCGCACAAGCGGCAATACTCAGAGCCAGACAATGAGAGGGACACTGAGGCCAACAGTGCACCAAACTCTGGACCAAGTCAGTTTCAAAGCAACATAATTGGTCACCAGCACTCAAATAGACACAGGCTTGAATTGCAGGACAAGCCTATGGATCTCAGCTGTTCACAATTAAGAAAGGAAGGCAAATCAATCACAGATAGTCAAGTGAAGTGGAACTCTGAGAAAGAAGAGGGACCTCAACCagaatggacagaaaaacaACCAGAATGTGAACCGTTTCCAACCTTTATGCCTTTTTTTGGTAATATAATAATTACAGATGTAACAGCACACTGCCTTACAGTAACATTTAAGGAATATATCTAG
- the LOC108410419 gene encoding E3 SUMO-protein ligase CBX4-like isoform X2, protein MVVEVLGGTFASYHSLRQAQSFARRSSTLSGLDEVKSGCLKTAIQTQRSSKTHHPYQRICKKSLVEPLADGKPQLNSKKHQPNRKIYQKVKETEAAKDGWSIPQVLQQKWVQNVPAKLKDITIELEELPTNVRCGGKSELGSSLIAKEAHASGISTKLKIVQNKNINGRIVIVMSKYMENATQDPKMIHSEADLGVKQLLDNESKVAEKLRHSMNPNFENGCEKDSKDKAKPPPSGLTNGPFHPVANDYITSSLLAAETDKPEELSSSTFNGHFKSSLTAKPSEKDVIAYSHQRSPHGAHKRQYSEPDNERDTEANSAPNSGPSQFQSNIIGHQHSNRHRLELQDKPMDLSCSQLRKEGKSITDSQVKWNSEKEEGPQPEWTEKQPECEPFPTFMPFFGNIIITDVTAHCLTVTFKEYI, encoded by the exons ATGGTGGTGGAGGTTCTTGGAGGAACATTTGCCAGCTATCACTCTCTTAGACAG GCCCAATCATTTGCTCGGAGATCCAGCACACTCTCAGGCTTGGATGAGGTCAAAAGTGGCTGTCTCAAAACAGCCATACAGACACAGCGGAGCAGCAAAACGCACCACCCATACCAGCGTATCTGCAAGAAAAGCCTGGTGGAGCCTCTGGCTGATGGAAAACCGCAGCTGAACAGCAAGAAACACCAGCCTAACCGTAAAATATACCAGAAGGTGAAGGAGACTGAGGCAGCTAAAGATGGATGGAGCATTCCTCAGGTCTTGCAGCAGAAATGGGTTCAGAATGTCCCAGCAAAACTGAAGGACATCACCATAGAGCTTGAGGAGCTTCCAACTAATGTGAGATGTGGTGGTAAGTCAGAACTTGGCTCCAGTCTCATTGCTAAGGAGGCTCATGCCAGTGGAATAAGCACCAAGCTGAAGATTGTACAGAACAAGAACATAAACGGACGAATCGTCATCGTCATGAGCAAATATATGGAAAATGCCACCCAGGATCCCAAGATGATACATAGTGAAGCAGACTTGGGGGTGAAGCAGCTGCTGGATAATGAGTCCAAAGTTGCTGAAAAACTGAGGCACTCTATGAATCCCAACTTTGAGAATGGCTGTGAAAaggacagcaaagacaaggCCAAGCCTCCTCCAAGTGGACTCACAAACGGACCATTCCATCCTGTTGCAAATGACTACATTACTTCAAGTCTATTGGCTGCTGAGACGGACAAACCAGAAGAGTTAAGCAGTTCAACATTTAATGGACATTTTAAGTCCAGCCTGACTGCAAAGCCTTCCGAAAAAGATGTCATTGCCTATTCACACCAAAGGAGTCCCCATGGAGCGCACAAGCGGCAATACTCAGAGCCAGACAATGAGAGGGACACTGAGGCCAACAGTGCACCAAACTCTGGACCAAGTCAGTTTCAAAGCAACATAATTGGTCACCAGCACTCAAATAGACACAGGCTTGAATTGCAGGACAAGCCTATGGATCTCAGCTGTTCACAATTAAGAAAGGAAGGCAAATCAATCACAGATAGTCAAGTGAAGTGGAACTCTGAGAAAGAAGAGGGACCTCAACCagaatggacagaaaaacaACCAGAATGTGAACCGTTTCCAACCTTTATGCCTTTTTTTGGTAATATAATAATTACAGATGTAACAGCACACTGCCTTACAGTAACATTTAAGGAATATATCTAG
- the LOC108410436 gene encoding coagulation factor IX, producing MSESTYWFEVLFLGILIQGLQSAVVVERRDAFQLLRNVRNRRANYFLEEIKPGDLERECYEELCSQEEAAEIFQSKEKTLEFWYRYQRSERCRGNPCLNGGVCSLDQSGSVCLCPPRYTGPHCETEVFECEYKNGGCLHYCSNSSPTRTSVTCSCAKGYELEPNGKSCQETAKYPCGKQWTRGSMLRSLPDYVDHTHSSSNHTHLLSIHTHLENVSHSGLNDSDTRIVGGQLQPQGGSPWQVLLRRKDENGFCGGTLISPRWVITAAHCLQETPDHVTIGDYDKLRPDEGEQQIRVEKVLVHPHFHEYTFDSDIALLYLSQPVEFSAVVSPACMPNAHLAQVLMTENQRGLVTGWGATSFLGSSSRFLRKVMLPVIGQEECMRSTEQVITDNMFCAGFLQAEMDACTGDSGGPFVVNYRGTWFLTGIVSWGEKCAAEGKYGVYTRISNFLQWIDDEMKQQEEIARQNTTATNSPKTRQ from the exons ATGTCTGAATCTACATACTGGTTTGAGGTTCTTTTCCTTGGGATACTTATACAAGGTCTGCAATCAGCAG TGGTTGTGGAGCGGAGAGATGCATTCCAGCTGTTACGGAATGTCCGAAATCGCAGGGCAAATTACTTTCTGGAGGAGATTAAGCCGGGGGATCTGGAGCGGGAATGCTATGAGGAGCTGTGCTCTCAGGAGGAGGCTGCAGAGATCTTTCAGAGCAAAGAGAAAAcg CTGGAGTTTTGGTATCGATACCAAA GGTCGGAGCGGTGCAGAGGTAACCCCTGTTTAAATGGTGGGGTCTGCAGTTTGGATCAGAGCGGTTCTGTTTGTCTTTGTCCGCCACGCTACACCGGACCACACTGTGAAACAG AGGTGTTTGAGTGTGAGTATAAGAACGGAGGGTGTTTACACTACTGCAGTAATTCCTCCCCCACTCGTACGAGTGTCACCTGCAGCTGTGCCAAGGGATATGAACTGGAGCCCAACGGAAAGAGCTGCCAAGAGACAG CAAAGTATCCCTGTGGAAAGCAGTGGACTCGGGGCTCAATGCTCCGCTCCTTACCGGACTATGTTGACCACACCCACTCATCCTCAAACCACACCCACCTGCTCTCAATCCACACCCACCTGGAGAATGTTTCTCACTCTGGACTCAATGACTCGGACACACGGATTGTAGGAGGTCAGCTGCAACCACAGGGTGGGAGTCCCTGGCAG GTTCTGCTACGCAGGAAGGATGAAAATGGCTTCTGTGGAGGAACCCTGATCAGCCCACGCTGGGTCATCACAGCCGCTCACTGTCTACAGGAAACACCTGACCATGTGACCATTG GTGATTATGACAAGTTGCGTCCAGATGAAGGTGAGCAGCAGATTAGAGTGGAGAAAGTCCTGGTCCATCCTCATTTCCACGAGTACACATTCGACAGTGACATAGCACTGCTgtacctgtcccagcctgtggagTTCAGCGCCGTGGTCTCACCTGCCTGCATGCCCAATGCTCACCTGGCCCAGGTGCTGATGACGGAGAATCAGCGCGGCCTGGTGACCGGCTGGGGCGCCACAAGTTTCCTGGGCAGCTCCTCGCGCTTCCTGCGGAAGGTGATGCTGCCGGTGATTGGCCAGGAGGAGTGTATGAGGTCCACCGAGCAGGTCATCACCGACAACATGTTCTGCGCCGGGTTCCTCCAGGCGGAGATGGATGCGTGCACCGGGGACAGCGGGGGGCCGTTCGTGGTCAACTACAGGGGCACCTGGTTCCTCACAGGGATCGTCAGCTGGGGAGAGAAGTGCGCGGCGGAAGGAAAATATGGCGTTTATACGCGAatcagcaactttctgcagtggATAGACGACGAGATGAAGCAGCAGGAAGAGATCGCCAGacaaaacacaacagccacCAACAGTCCAAAAACCCGGCAGTGA